A portion of the Phycisphaerae bacterium genome contains these proteins:
- a CDS encoding AAA family ATPase — MPLSNAAVAEPPAQTASSATTNIYQPVPPESLEQAGLTNEMVDALIFKYLMNVGSAPGAKIASTLALPHPLVVERLTDLKKQQLLGYVGNANMGDFTYTLTEAGRGRARQFMEESMYFGAAPVPLDAYCKAVAAQSITNEKPGPDQLRNAFSDLLINERMFSTLGPAINSGRGLFLYGPPGNGKTSIAERITRCFGSEIYIPYAIHIDGFIVKLFDPEIHERIPLPKSSIFKTAAVDERWVRIKRPTVVVGGELTMDQLEIRWNPTTRVSEASMQLKSNCGTLVIDDFGRQRMNPFELLNRWIVPLEKRFDFLALANGVKIQVPFDQLLIFSTNLEPKDLVDDAFLRRIPYKIHVDNPSEEEYRKLMQMMCDFLGIKYDDALVTKLIDKHYAQTGRPFRCCQPRDLVMLSKNYCEYNKIPVHLDEETLDYAVSVYFTVMEGT; from the coding sequence ATGCCACTCAGCAACGCTGCGGTCGCGGAACCGCCGGCTCAAACGGCGTCCTCCGCAACGACGAATATCTACCAACCCGTTCCCCCCGAGTCCCTCGAGCAGGCCGGTCTGACCAACGAGATGGTCGACGCCCTGATCTTCAAGTACCTCATGAACGTCGGTTCGGCACCGGGCGCCAAAATCGCCTCCACGCTGGCGTTGCCTCACCCGCTGGTCGTCGAACGGCTGACGGATCTCAAGAAGCAACAACTCCTCGGCTACGTGGGCAACGCCAACATGGGCGACTTCACCTACACGTTGACCGAGGCCGGCCGCGGGCGAGCCCGGCAGTTCATGGAAGAGAGCATGTATTTCGGCGCCGCCCCCGTTCCGCTCGACGCCTACTGCAAGGCAGTCGCCGCTCAATCGATCACCAATGAGAAGCCCGGCCCTGATCAGCTCAGAAACGCCTTTTCCGACCTGCTCATCAACGAAAGGATGTTCTCGACCCTCGGACCGGCGATCAATTCCGGACGCGGCCTGTTCCTCTATGGCCCTCCCGGAAACGGAAAAACCAGTATTGCCGAGCGGATCACCCGCTGTTTCGGAAGCGAGATCTACATTCCCTATGCCATCCACATCGACGGCTTCATCGTCAAGCTCTTCGACCCCGAGATTCATGAGCGGATTCCGTTACCCAAGTCGTCGATCTTCAAGACCGCCGCCGTCGACGAGCGATGGGTGCGAATCAAACGCCCCACCGTCGTGGTCGGCGGCGAATTGACCATGGATCAGCTCGAAATCCGCTGGAATCCCACGACCCGGGTCAGCGAAGCCTCGATGCAGCTCAAAAGCAACTGCGGCACGCTGGTGATCGATGACTTCGGCCGGCAGCGCATGAACCCCTTCGAACTGCTCAACCGCTGGATCGTGCCGCTGGAAAAGCGCTTCGACTTTCTGGCCCTCGCCAACGGCGTGAAAATCCAGGTGCCGTTCGATCAGCTCCTGATCTTCTCGACCAACCTCGAGCCGAAGGACCTCGTCGACGACGCCTTCCTGAGGCGTATCCCCTACAAGATCCACGTCGACAACCCGTCTGAGGAAGAATACCGCAAGCTGATGCAAATGATGTGCGACTTCCTCGGGATCAAGTACGACGACGCACTGGTCACGAAGCTGATCGACAAACACTATGCACAAACGGGTCGTCCCTTCCGCTGTTGCCAGCCGCGCGACCTGGTCATGCTTTCCAAGAACTACTGCGAGTACAACAAGATCCCCGTCCACCTCGACGAAGAAACGCTTGATTACGCCGTCAGCGTCTACTTCACGGTCATGGAGGGGACGTGA
- a CDS encoding sugar phosphate isomerase/epimerase family protein — MKMIKCISYWSTKDGLAGKTTIEEALRVTREAGFAGLELCIGTDGVLTTSTSQADCEAIRKKIDASGVIVETLASGMCWGFNPTSDDPAVRQKSIELHSDALQRAAWLGCRAMLYVPGVVKSPICPDVVRYDIAVERAREGVKKLLDVAEKVGVDLCVENVWNGMFYSPLEFIQFIDSFGSKRLGVYFDVGNGMGYHQHPPHWIELLGKRIKRVHIKDYNLNFGWLGAYSFCDLGAGQVPWAEVMDALRGVGYNATLVAEMMPWDPGTLARTSAALDVIMRM; from the coding sequence ATGAAAATGATCAAATGCATCAGCTACTGGTCCACGAAAGACGGCTTGGCCGGCAAGACGACGATCGAGGAGGCGCTCAGGGTGACCAGGGAGGCCGGGTTTGCGGGGTTGGAGTTGTGCATCGGCACCGACGGCGTGCTGACGACTTCGACCTCGCAGGCCGATTGCGAGGCCATCCGCAAGAAGATCGACGCTTCGGGGGTGATCGTCGAGACGCTCGCCAGCGGGATGTGCTGGGGCTTCAATCCGACGAGCGATGACCCGGCCGTGCGGCAGAAATCGATCGAGCTCCACTCCGACGCTCTGCAGCGGGCGGCTTGGCTGGGTTGCAGGGCCATGCTCTACGTGCCCGGCGTGGTCAAGAGCCCCATCTGCCCGGACGTCGTGCGTTACGACATCGCCGTCGAGCGGGCCCGCGAGGGTGTCAAGAAGCTGCTGGACGTGGCCGAGAAAGTCGGCGTCGATCTGTGCGTCGAAAACGTCTGGAACGGCATGTTCTACTCGCCGCTGGAGTTCATCCAGTTCATCGACTCATTCGGTAGCAAGCGTCTGGGGGTTTATTTCGACGTCGGCAACGGCATGGGTTACCATCAGCATCCGCCGCACTGGATCGAGCTGCTCGGCAAGCGGATCAAGCGCGTGCACATCAAAGACTACAATCTGAACTTCGGTTGGCTCGGCGCGTACTCATTCTGCGACCTAGGTGCCGGGCAGGTTCCCTGGGCCGAAGTGATGGATGCCCTTCGCGGCGTGGGCTACAACGCAACCCTCGTGGCCGAAATGATGCCCTGGGATCCGGGCACCCTGGCCCGCACCAGCGCGGCTCTTGATGTGATCATGAGAATGTAA
- a CDS encoding carbohydrate-binding protein, translated as MKRNMIKSTFWTVGVMVAALGVFGQNLLAGTPYPGPASHPIPGVIEAENYDADGANVSYFDTTAGNSGSTYRADDVDIQIASGGSDVEGTVVYNVASTEWMEYTVEVASAGTYKLVMRCAVNTSGTQVQFKLDGNAITPVTTLLSGGAWNRWDEMAWTVSLPAGQHVLRFEMVAGSASEGVKINWFSFTPYVETFDRPGLAFWRFDNDGGGPTVLDQTANGNNGTATNVAYSALIPPVAWPTIPYPGATTPTPPAAPNDAPAPNWPAHGAPRNATSADFERDMGAYITVADSETLDRGADKSWTVEAWVKLETAGDIGNSTTRQWLIHKKAFMTSDNFTDYAVLVNGADYVNNATWINPEPDWPNYAGLTGKEIVVLFGRADGSGTDRVVSRLQVYDPAASGGALWHHVTVSYNAVKKEVIFVVDNLPPERVTGLSPTNVPNNGPLVIGGHIMGNANSVNQTFDGQIDELWIAPEPLAGTPGNTGAPLFVPWFWENEGVAMDGTFTTEDKAPWKERPSKMSEDNSCFWQVETDPADSANAILHLFDDANLAAYYFWDHDTFNKVDSAAYKKETCTPQNMSQGLAWTCRFKLTRHMRNELGSPTQSQKFLRFVSDLQGATGANAHFGITVQHTNETTRTGISVRDDAGGTGWVSGDITNEWHVLHGAAWVLADNEVQHKLWLDGTEVASWVRTSRQTTFDPYIGFNDNNRRFMSEGYIDYVKMTGAGGAWAPDGTRLGTWLEICDNGVDDDGDTLADCADPDCLGWRAEVCTNGIDDDCDGYTDCADSDCVNNPVCCTHDPAFDIDDDGDVDQADFAVFQACFMTDWATMSADCRCMESDGDNDIDQTEYDAFEACASGAGISANPACDDPL; from the coding sequence GTGAAACGAAACATGATCAAAAGTACGTTCTGGACCGTAGGGGTCATGGTGGCTGCCCTCGGTGTCTTTGGCCAGAATCTGCTTGCAGGAACCCCGTATCCCGGCCCGGCATCGCATCCCATCCCGGGTGTGATCGAGGCGGAGAACTACGACGCAGACGGCGCCAACGTGTCCTACTTCGACACCACGGCGGGCAACTCAGGAAGCACGTATCGCGCCGACGACGTGGACATCCAGATAGCCTCCGGCGGTAGCGACGTGGAAGGTACCGTCGTCTATAACGTCGCGTCGACCGAGTGGATGGAGTACACAGTCGAGGTGGCCAGTGCCGGTACTTACAAACTGGTCATGCGCTGTGCGGTGAACACCAGCGGCACGCAGGTGCAGTTCAAGCTCGACGGCAACGCGATCACACCGGTGACGACTCTCCTCAGCGGTGGAGCCTGGAACCGCTGGGACGAAATGGCCTGGACCGTGAGCTTACCGGCCGGACAGCATGTGCTGCGATTCGAAATGGTCGCGGGCAGCGCATCTGAAGGCGTCAAGATCAACTGGTTCTCGTTCACCCCATATGTTGAGACCTTCGACCGGCCCGGTCTGGCTTTCTGGCGGTTTGACAACGACGGCGGCGGGCCGACCGTTCTTGACCAGACGGCCAATGGCAACAATGGCACCGCCACCAACGTTGCTTATTCAGCCTTGATTCCGCCAGTCGCTTGGCCGACGATTCCATACCCGGGAGCCACCACTCCGACGCCTCCCGCGGCACCGAACGACGCTCCCGCTCCAAACTGGCCGGCGCACGGCGCCCCCCGCAATGCCACCTCGGCGGATTTCGAGCGGGATATGGGAGCTTACATTACCGTCGCAGATAGCGAGACTCTGGACAGGGGCGCCGACAAGAGCTGGACGGTCGAGGCCTGGGTCAAGCTCGAGACGGCCGGCGACATCGGGAACAGCACGACGCGCCAATGGCTGATTCATAAGAAAGCCTTCATGACCAGCGACAACTTCACGGACTACGCGGTGCTGGTCAACGGTGCCGACTATGTGAACAACGCGACATGGATCAATCCGGAGCCCGATTGGCCGAATTATGCGGGCCTGACCGGAAAGGAAATCGTGGTCCTGTTTGGCAGAGCTGACGGATCGGGAACCGACAGGGTGGTAAGCCGACTGCAGGTCTACGATCCGGCCGCCTCGGGCGGTGCGTTGTGGCATCATGTAACGGTGTCATACAACGCGGTTAAGAAAGAAGTCATCTTTGTTGTAGATAATCTGCCGCCGGAGCGGGTGACCGGCTTGTCTCCGACCAACGTACCCAATAACGGACCGCTGGTGATTGGCGGCCACATCATGGGCAACGCCAACTCGGTCAACCAGACCTTTGACGGCCAGATCGACGAACTGTGGATCGCGCCGGAACCGCTGGCCGGGACTCCCGGCAACACCGGCGCGCCGCTCTTTGTGCCGTGGTTCTGGGAGAACGAAGGCGTGGCCATGGACGGCACGTTTACCACTGAGGACAAGGCTCCGTGGAAAGAGCGTCCCAGCAAAATGAGCGAGGATAATTCTTGCTTCTGGCAAGTCGAGACGGATCCGGCGGATTCAGCCAACGCGATCCTCCACCTGTTCGACGACGCCAATCTCGCCGCTTATTACTTCTGGGATCATGACACCTTCAACAAGGTCGATTCGGCGGCCTACAAGAAAGAAACCTGCACGCCGCAGAACATGTCGCAAGGCCTCGCCTGGACGTGCCGGTTCAAGTTAACGCGGCACATGCGGAACGAGCTGGGTTCACCGACCCAGTCGCAGAAGTTCCTGCGTTTTGTCAGCGATCTGCAGGGGGCGACGGGCGCGAACGCTCATTTCGGTATTACCGTGCAGCATACGAACGAGACGACACGGACCGGCATTTCGGTCAGAGACGATGCCGGAGGTACGGGATGGGTTTCGGGCGATATCACCAACGAATGGCATGTGCTGCACGGGGCGGCGTGGGTGCTCGCTGACAACGAGGTGCAGCACAAGCTTTGGCTGGACGGCACGGAGGTCGCGAGCTGGGTGCGCACGAGCCGCCAGACGACCTTCGACCCGTACATCGGCTTCAACGACAACAACCGCCGGTTCATGAGCGAGGGATACATCGACTACGTAAAGATGACCGGCGCGGGCGGCGCGTGGGCTCCGGACGGCACGAGGCTCGGCACGTGGCTGGAGATCTGCGATAACGGTGTGGATGATGACGGTGACACCCTGGCCGACTGTGCCGATCCGGACTGCCTTGGCTGGAGGGCCGAAGTCTGCACAAACGGCATCGACGACGACTGTGACGGTTACACCGACTGCGCCGACTCGGATTGTGTGAACAATCCGGTCTGCTGCACGCACGACCCGGCATTCGACATCGACGATGACGGCGACGTGGACCAGGCGGATTTTGCCGTCTTCCAGGCCTGCTTCATGACCGACTGGGCAACGATGAGCGCCGACTGCCGCTGCATGGAATCCGACGGCGACAACGATATCGATCAGACAGAGTACGACGCCTTCGAGGCCTGTGCCTCGGGAGCCGGCATATCGGCCAACCCGGCGTGTGACGATCCATTATGA
- a CDS encoding prepilin-type N-terminal cleavage/methylation domain-containing protein, whose product MITSTCHRSGSGKVIEAGSSNRRQTAFTLIEVLVVVAIIALLIAILLPSLKAARENARATVCGHQQRQLAQAGTIWMTEGNKNMVPAHRGWATHVLRVMKGQADMFKCPSTETLVPIAPVLIRQYRTGFTYPALSTDSPYFRRNPNPDGQGFYRADMETEAMEQLGSGAGDADFDDAYVYTKPLGDGKIAEVYAVKAGTGRALSMFDYKGKLLAEYFSTTPRYQLPTLWGSYGMNLSAAIPGAKPYNILYLDYTDWAAVVESRFGVISAYDGKRRGDGKPGREKYEWVDPRHNRRVNVCFLDTHVERMVPQKLVPPLNEDLPSPWHPQRPPGWIVPGLPAE is encoded by the coding sequence ATGATCACTTCCACATGTCATCGTTCAGGGAGCGGAAAGGTTATTGAGGCTGGTTCGAGCAACCGCCGGCAGACGGCCTTCACGTTGATCGAAGTCCTAGTCGTCGTGGCGATCATCGCACTGTTGATTGCCATCCTCTTGCCCTCGCTCAAGGCGGCGAGGGAAAACGCCAGGGCTACCGTCTGCGGACACCAACAAAGGCAGTTGGCTCAGGCCGGCACCATTTGGATGACCGAGGGCAACAAGAACATGGTCCCGGCGCACCGGGGATGGGCAACTCACGTCCTGAGGGTTATGAAAGGGCAGGCCGACATGTTCAAATGCCCGTCCACGGAAACACTGGTGCCCATCGCCCCGGTCCTGATCAGACAATACCGGACAGGCTTTACCTATCCGGCCCTCTCGACAGACAGCCCATATTTCCGCCGAAATCCGAATCCGGACGGCCAAGGCTTCTATCGGGCGGACATGGAAACGGAGGCGATGGAGCAGTTGGGCAGCGGTGCAGGCGATGCGGATTTCGACGATGCCTATGTTTACACCAAGCCCTTGGGCGACGGCAAGATCGCCGAAGTCTACGCCGTGAAGGCGGGGACGGGCCGCGCGCTGAGTATGTTTGATTACAAGGGCAAGTTGCTTGCCGAGTACTTCAGCACGACGCCGCGTTACCAGTTGCCCACCCTGTGGGGCAGCTACGGAATGAACCTGTCGGCCGCCATCCCGGGCGCGAAACCGTACAACATCCTGTACCTCGACTACACCGATTGGGCGGCGGTGGTCGAAAGCCGGTTTGGCGTCATTTCAGCCTACGACGGCAAACGCCGGGGCGACGGCAAGCCGGGAAGAGAGAAGTACGAATGGGTCGACCCTCGCCACAACAGGCGAGTGAACGTCTGTTTTCTGGACACGCATGTCGAACGTATGGTACCCCAGAAACTGGTTCCGCCCCTAAACGAGGATTTACCCTCGCCGTGGCACCCGCAACGCCCGCCCGGCTGGATAGTCCCCGGCCTGCCAGCGGAGTGA
- a CDS encoding heparinase II/III family protein, with translation MVIRLRSVLVAMVVAWPALLVPPVLRAGDMPVGGVHVKILPPLPVWPSDYETITERRPTFHICGLSSATKYRVELARDAAFADGFTLTEFEITDTSGISPVVLVAYQGEPLPDGQYYWRAFCGDDEGFWTPPANYRTFFVSQTDRDAVVVPPDLAHPYLLVDASEIAALRERIGQSERLRRGWQYQVNAAHSALELEPVTEQYAKGGVGQHGNYSVSSGWYHRHLENVAFVAAVTGDKTLAAKGVEMLMTACSYERWLGPLFDDPKHFDPPWRSALETAMMVEAVAVGYDLLYPHLTDAQRQTVRQALADKGIRMLVREWADPIGSSQIPRHQTPTGNWVMVCSASAGLGALAILGAQPEAPHWTRLVRNRVRAWLHDRGGDWYVDNPWPVNRPKPIPVIGPSEPNFGRDGGYKESISYMNYGTRYVCDFANALRRVTGENLFTHVPENLLDHMAWSIIAWEESGAVKSAVVDFGDEGGTTSWYGDLLTCLMKNRNDGLAAWLYRRTTPVPGTPRILLWDDPGLREKEPQAGACIRAFQDIGQVVMRCGWGPYDPMAAIKFHQNRGHHDIGTFYLFGGGRPTIIDSGSANYNSPIYGSCLSRTVAHNVVMVDNENQVRADGELLAAVGTSLIGAASGQLKAAYPDKLESWTRDLVFTRHGLVVICDRLEGKGEHQFDLILHPENPFGMSGPNDLEIGRGPHKCLLQVLADMPLQAILQDGYHRTLPRKYVRFRAEKPASHVSFVTVCRWPTQVGSGFVVPHCVVRSLGPGSYQTVDEEGEESQAFWLSVTGADSGNKERLRSDARVAAAMPTGIRPSGREEVQDGAVVFLNGTYVNLRGAEVLRANHRLSGAVEWPHLKDAPQMIAQFWAERPTSVTLAVDRGAQVKWVRLGGRPVDFKQHENLVSIALPEGRSELTIGSYPRLSPARTGIEDARYGTDLLHVRADVNVPAYQEGVRTRASSSWTDGVDALDGDVNTSWVSLPGLPMPQWLEVRLPQPTGMTEMEIRTPLPTAGRVESWDMGANEWRLLGPFETTADQPAATVVFSRILTDRFRAVVERIDPANQSAIIAEWRWSAAVSRR, from the coding sequence ATGGTGATCAGGCTGCGGAGCGTGCTCGTTGCGATGGTGGTTGCCTGGCCGGCGCTTCTTGTGCCGCCGGTCTTGCGTGCCGGGGACATGCCTGTCGGCGGGGTTCATGTGAAGATTCTGCCCCCGCTGCCCGTGTGGCCCTCGGACTACGAGACGATCACCGAGCGCCGGCCGACATTTCACATCTGCGGCCTGTCTTCCGCCACGAAGTACCGCGTGGAACTGGCTCGCGACGCCGCTTTTGCCGACGGCTTCACCCTGACTGAATTCGAGATCACGGACACCTCGGGCATCTCGCCCGTGGTGTTGGTGGCTTACCAGGGTGAGCCTCTGCCCGACGGGCAGTACTACTGGCGGGCCTTTTGCGGCGACGACGAGGGGTTTTGGACGCCGCCGGCCAACTATCGGACCTTCTTCGTTTCCCAGACCGATCGGGATGCCGTGGTCGTGCCCCCGGATCTGGCTCATCCCTACCTTCTGGTCGACGCCTCGGAGATTGCGGCTCTTCGCGAAAGGATCGGCCAATCCGAAAGGCTTCGTCGCGGTTGGCAGTACCAGGTCAACGCCGCGCACAGCGCCCTCGAGCTCGAACCGGTCACCGAGCAGTATGCAAAGGGCGGTGTCGGCCAGCACGGAAACTACAGCGTTTCAAGTGGTTGGTACCATCGGCATCTGGAGAACGTGGCGTTTGTCGCCGCTGTGACCGGCGACAAGACCCTGGCGGCCAAGGGCGTCGAAATGCTCATGACCGCCTGTTCGTACGAGCGTTGGCTGGGCCCGTTGTTTGACGATCCGAAGCACTTTGATCCGCCGTGGCGATCAGCGTTGGAGACGGCCATGATGGTCGAGGCGGTGGCCGTCGGCTATGACCTGCTTTATCCGCACCTGACCGATGCGCAACGGCAGACCGTTCGACAGGCCTTGGCAGACAAGGGTATTCGCATGCTGGTCCGCGAATGGGCCGATCCGATAGGCTCATCACAGATTCCCCGTCACCAGACCCCCACCGGAAACTGGGTGATGGTATGCTCGGCCTCGGCCGGGCTGGGGGCCTTGGCCATTCTTGGCGCGCAACCCGAAGCCCCGCATTGGACTCGACTGGTGCGCAACCGCGTTCGCGCCTGGCTCCACGATCGCGGCGGCGACTGGTACGTCGACAACCCCTGGCCGGTGAATCGTCCGAAGCCGATTCCGGTGATCGGCCCGTCCGAACCGAACTTCGGCCGCGACGGCGGCTACAAGGAGAGCATCAGCTACATGAACTACGGCACACGCTACGTCTGCGACTTCGCCAATGCCTTGCGTCGGGTCACCGGCGAGAATCTGTTTACGCATGTGCCGGAAAACCTGCTCGACCACATGGCGTGGAGCATCATCGCCTGGGAAGAAAGCGGTGCCGTCAAGTCTGCGGTGGTCGATTTCGGCGACGAGGGGGGCACCACTTCATGGTATGGAGACCTGCTGACTTGTCTGATGAAGAATCGCAACGACGGCCTGGCCGCGTGGCTATATCGCCGTACGACGCCGGTACCCGGCACACCGCGCATCCTGCTATGGGACGACCCCGGACTGCGCGAAAAGGAACCGCAGGCCGGCGCATGTATCCGAGCCTTTCAGGATATCGGGCAGGTGGTGATGCGTTGTGGCTGGGGCCCGTATGACCCCATGGCGGCGATCAAGTTTCACCAGAATCGCGGACATCATGACATCGGCACGTTTTATCTGTTCGGCGGCGGTCGGCCGACAATCATCGACTCGGGCTCAGCCAATTACAACAGTCCCATTTACGGCAGTTGCCTTTCCAGGACCGTCGCTCACAACGTGGTCATGGTGGATAATGAGAATCAGGTACGCGCGGACGGCGAGCTCCTTGCGGCCGTCGGGACTTCGCTCATCGGTGCGGCATCGGGACAGCTCAAGGCTGCATATCCGGACAAGCTGGAATCGTGGACGCGGGACCTGGTTTTCACACGGCATGGCCTCGTCGTGATTTGTGACCGGCTTGAGGGCAAAGGCGAACATCAATTCGACCTGATTCTGCATCCCGAGAATCCCTTTGGGATGAGCGGTCCGAACGATCTGGAAATCGGTCGCGGGCCACACAAGTGCCTCTTGCAGGTGCTGGCGGATATGCCGCTTCAGGCGATTCTCCAGGATGGCTACCATCGGACCTTGCCGAGGAAATACGTCCGCTTCCGCGCAGAGAAGCCGGCTTCTCACGTGTCTTTTGTCACGGTGTGTCGCTGGCCGACACAGGTCGGCTCCGGGTTTGTGGTCCCGCACTGTGTCGTGCGTTCGCTTGGACCCGGCTCGTATCAAACCGTGGATGAGGAGGGCGAAGAATCGCAGGCTTTCTGGTTAAGCGTCACGGGCGCGGACTCGGGCAACAAGGAGCGGCTCCGGTCGGATGCTCGTGTAGCTGCTGCCATGCCCACAGGCATCAGGCCATCCGGCCGAGAGGAGGTTCAGGATGGGGCCGTCGTTTTCCTCAACGGGACATACGTCAATCTGCGAGGCGCGGAGGTGCTCAGGGCCAACCATCGTCTTTCCGGGGCTGTCGAGTGGCCGCACCTGAAAGACGCCCCCCAGATGATCGCCCAATTCTGGGCTGAACGGCCGACGTCGGTCACCCTCGCTGTGGATCGTGGAGCGCAGGTGAAGTGGGTCCGGCTTGGTGGCCGGCCGGTGGATTTCAAGCAGCATGAGAACCTGGTGTCGATCGCTCTTCCGGAAGGGCGGAGTGAATTGACCATCGGTTCATACCCGCGGCTGTCCCCTGCCCGGACAGGTATCGAAGATGCGCGGTATGGAACCGACTTGCTTCACGTCAGGGCGGATGTCAACGTACCGGCCTATCAGGAAGGCGTCCGCACGCGGGCCAGTAGTTCGTGGACGGACGGGGTTGATGCTCTCGACGGCGATGTCAACACGAGCTGGGTGTCGTTGCCGGGGCTGCCCATGCCGCAGTGGTTGGAGGTGCGTTTGCCGCAGCCGACGGGGATGACGGAGATGGAGATTCGCACACCCTTGCCGACGGCCGGACGCGTGGAAAGCTGGGATATGGGGGCTAATGAATGGAGATTGCTTGGCCCCTTCGAGACCACCGCCGATCAACCGGCGGCAACGGTTGTCTTCAGCCGGATCCTGACTGATCGTTTCCGAGCGGTCGTGGAACGTATCGATCCGGCCAACCAGTCGGCAATCATTGCCGAATGGCGGTGGTCAGCGGCGGTGTCTCGGAGATGA
- a CDS encoding type II secretion system protein — protein sequence MGRRSLSVSGDSRGRRADLGFTLIEVLVVLAIIGLLVAILLPSLSKARAIARATVCLSNLKQFGSAEMAYGAENNGYMARGGDANAQHWIKLLPRQFGDRRIYKNVNEVPVEEFEIFRCPERSLTSPTPFVDYVVNAVRAEIGPGMWDRPYAEIEAQGPTPLNDWKCPARVIVIGDAALEKGKGDQPDATTADHLTEARVKHGEVMRKLRPASEGKLDLLDVFKPRYMQRSSERRAGTRIHLKSFCNWLHGDGHAERILWLSDKRTGDQWMRMYGVRDPKVTSDVP from the coding sequence ATGGGACGTCGCTCGCTTTCAGTTTCAGGGGATTCAAGAGGGCGCAGGGCGGACCTTGGTTTCACCTTGATCGAAGTGCTGGTCGTGCTGGCCATTATCGGCCTGCTGGTGGCGATTCTGCTGCCATCGTTAAGCAAAGCCCGGGCTATTGCTCGCGCGACTGTATGCCTCAGTAATCTCAAGCAGTTTGGCAGTGCCGAGATGGCATATGGTGCTGAAAACAACGGTTACATGGCCCGCGGCGGCGACGCAAATGCCCAGCACTGGATCAAGCTACTTCCGCGGCAGTTCGGGGATCGCCGCATCTACAAGAACGTCAACGAGGTGCCAGTGGAGGAATTCGAGATCTTCCGTTGCCCTGAGCGGTCGCTGACGTCGCCGACGCCGTTCGTCGACTATGTGGTCAATGCCGTGAGGGCCGAGATCGGTCCGGGCATGTGGGACCGGCCGTACGCAGAAATCGAGGCTCAAGGCCCTACGCCGCTGAACGATTGGAAATGCCCGGCCCGTGTGATTGTCATCGGCGACGCGGCCCTTGAGAAGGGAAAAGGCGATCAGCCGGACGCGACCACGGCTGATCACTTGACCGAAGCGCGAGTCAAGCACGGTGAGGTCATGCGCAAGCTTCGGCCGGCTTCGGAAGGCAAGTTGGATCTGCTCGACGTCTTCAAACCGAGGTACATGCAGCGAAGCTCTGAACGCCGCGCCGGTACGCGAATCCACCTCAAGAGCTTCTGCAACTGGTTGCACGGCGACGGCCACGCCGAACGGATCCTTTGGCTCAGCGACAAGCGAACCGGTGACCAATGGATGAGAATGTACGGCGTGAGAGATCCAAAGGTGACTTCCGACGTCCCGTGA